Below is a genomic region from Rhinoraja longicauda isolate Sanriku21f chromosome 34, sRhiLon1.1, whole genome shotgun sequence.
aggccaattctctgaatacattcaagagagagctagatagagctcttaaggatagcggagtcagggggtatggggagaaagcaggaacggggtactgattgagaatgatcagccatgaacacattgaatggcggtgctggctcgaagggccgaatggcctactcctgcacctattgtctattgacagcgcgGTGTGGGATGTGTTTGGCTTGCTTTACTTCACTAGGAAGGATATAGAGTACAAACATTGCCACATCATCATGCAGCTGAGCAAGTCGTTAGTTTTAGAGGGATTAGGGCCAAATGTAGGTAAAAGGGaccagcccaatatgccaacttagttggtatggacaaggtttccatgctgcacagctcTATGACTTTCTGACCGGTATTTATATGATGATAGATGACTGGCACTCACTGTGTGACCCAAAatgatttattattattgtcatgtgcaccaacagGAAACTATAATACTCCCCTGCACTGTACTGAAGGGAGACTGTGTGACCATCACACAGCACAGTAATATAAAGACAAGGCACCTCAATCTGCTCTGTGGGGCAACAGATTTCCAACACCAACCCCTCTGCTGTACAGATAAAGACAGGAACACCCCCTGCACTACACTGTGAAATCACAGCCCAGTACAGACCACACAGCCTGTGGACAGAGAGCTTTGCACCAGCCACTCCCAACACTGTAAGGGCACAGACTCGCACAAACCACCTCAGGACTGCATGGAGACTGCCCAGTACAGCTCCAGCACTGACAGTAGGGAGATGGACAAAGGGAATCCAATCACAGTCCTGCAGGGATACAGATTGTTGCAATCTCAGACTGTAACACGGTCCATACCATCatggaagaggaaaaaaatagtcaaggcaaatgtgggtcccttgaagacagaagcaggggaatttattatggggaacaaagaaatggcagacgagttaaaccgttactttggatctgtcttcactgaggaagatacacacaatctcccaaatgttctaggggccggagaacctagggtgatggaggaactgaaggaaatccacattaggcaggaaatggttttgggtagactgatgggactgaaggctgataaatccccagggcctgatggtctgcatcccagagtacttaaggaggtggctctagaaatagtggaagcattggagatcatttttcaatgttctatagattcaggatcagttcctgtggattggaggatagcaaatgttatcccactttttaagaaaggagggagagagaaaacgggtaattatagaccagttagtctgacatcagtggtggggaagatgctggagtcaattataaaagacgaaattgctgagcatttggatagcagtaacgggatcattccgagtcagcatggatttacgaaggggaaatcatgcttgacaaatctactggaattttttgaggatgtaactaggaaaattgacaagggagagtcagtggatgtggtgtacctcgactttcagaaagccttcgacaaggtcccacatcggagattagtgggcaaaattagggcacatggtattgggggtagggtactgacatggatagaaaattggttgacagacagaaagcaaagagtggggataaatgggtccctttcggaatggcaggcagtgaccagtggggtaccgcaaggttcggtgctgggaccccagctatttacgatatacattaatgacttagacgaagggattaaaagtaccattagcaaatttgcagatgatactaagttggggggtagtgtgaattgtgaggaagatgcaataaggctgcagggtgacttggacaggttgtgtgagtgggcggatacatggcagatgcagtttaatgtagataagtgtgaggttattcactttggaagtaagaatagaaaggcagattttatctgaatggtgtcaagttaggaggagggggagttcaacgagatctgggtgtcctagtgcatcagtcaatgaaaggaagcatgcaggtacagcaggcagtgaagaaagccaatggaatgttggccttcgtaacaagaggagttgagtataggagcaaagaggtccttctacagttgtaccagtccctggtgagaccgcacctggagtactgtgtgcagttttggtctccaaatttgaggaaggatattcttgctatggagggcgtgcagcgtaggttcactaggttaattcccggaatggcgggactgtcgtatgttgaaaggctggagcgattgggcttgtatacactggaatttagaaggatgaggggggatctcattgaaacatataagataattaggggattggacacattagaggcagataacatgttcccaatgttgggggagtccagaacaaggggccacagtttaagaataaggggtaggccatttagaacggagatgaggaggaactttttcagtcagagggtggtgaaggtgtggaattctctgcctcagaaggcagtggaggccatttcattggatgctttcaagagagagctggatagagctcttaaggatagcggagtgagggggtatggggagaaggcgggaacggggtactgattgagagtgatcagccatgatcgcattgaatggcggtgctggctcgaagggctgaatagcctactcctgcacctattgtctattgtctattgtctatcccctccaaactggttaccaagctcagggaactgggtctctgcacatccatatgcaactgcatcaaattcctgggcatgcacatttctgaagatctgtcctggcccgagcacattgatgcaatcataaagaaagtgcATCAATGTTTATACTTCTAAGATTCAGGAAATTCAGTATGTTAACAAACACattggacttaccatcaccggagccggccgtcttcggaggctgcgggagcggctgcgactcgccttaggttcgggccgcgtggattccgacatcgggaactccggcagcggcagcatgttcgcccaccccggatcgcggggcttggggcgcggacatttcaccgtccggcgcggcctaagatggctgcgggatatttctctgctgggcgggggtttcaatgtcgggagccacgaccgccccgacgtgcagcaacagcggcagcagcagcgtgttcgcccgccccggatcggacttatcatcagcggagccggccgtcttcggaggctgcgggagcggctgcgacgcgacgcgccttgggcttggcccgctgtggaccgtccggtgcggcctgcaaccacaacaacctgactgcgggcgaggacagcaggagaagggaaagacattgtggccttccatcacagtgaggagagagaggactggaggagactcactgtgatggatgtttctttgatggatgtttctttttttgtgtgtttttggggttgggtggtttgagtgcctgtttgatgcttttattgttggactgtgtttttgggggttttggggtgtgtgatttgaatgcctatttaatgcttctattgttggactgtgttttggggggtttttggggttgggtaatttgggtgcctgtttagtgcttttattgttggactgtgggtgattgaattaacattttgttaaagatggccgcgccgttgtgtttggctgcctgccactgtatgtttctttttttcctagtcagatgtgcagcactttggtcaacgtgggttgtttttaaatgtgctatacaaataaattgacttgacttgacttgacattattgaacttctacaggtgtacagaagagaatatattgactggttgcaccatggcctggttcagcaacttgaaacgCCCAGGATCAAAGATGATTGCAAAAAtggatgaacactgcccagtccataggcactaaaagctggagtaactcagcgggacaggcagcatctccggagagaaggaatgggtgacgtttcgggtcgagacccttcttcagact
It encodes:
- the LOC144609595 gene encoding uncharacterized protein LOC144609595, translating into METAQYSSSTDSREMDKGNPITVLQGYRLLQSQTIQEIQYVNKHIGLTITGAGRLRRLRERLRLALGSGRVDSDIGNSGSGSMFAHPGSRGLGRGHFTVRRGLRWLRDISLLGGGFNVGSHDRPDVQQQRQQQRVRPPRIGLIISGAGRLRRLRERLRRDAPWAWPAVDRPVRPATTTT